In bacterium, a genomic segment contains:
- a CDS encoding bifunctional nuclease family protein, protein MITMKVKTVAMDQQMNPVVLLVDQAETLALPIWIGGSEAQSIAFQLQGVQMPRPMTHDLIKQMLQHLTVSISRIVVTDIQNGTYFAEIHLQRNGADVVVDSRPSDAIAIALRTSAPIFVEDKVAATAIQLKKAFDEHEVEEFKRFIENVKPADFAKKLKES, encoded by the coding sequence ATGATCACAATGAAGGTGAAGACCGTCGCGATGGACCAGCAGATGAACCCGGTCGTGCTGCTGGTCGATCAGGCGGAGACGCTCGCGCTGCCGATCTGGATCGGCGGCTCGGAGGCCCAGTCAATCGCCTTTCAGCTTCAGGGTGTGCAGATGCCGCGGCCGATGACGCACGATCTCATCAAGCAGATGCTGCAGCACCTCACGGTCAGCATCAGCCGCATCGTGGTCACGGACATTCAGAACGGCACGTACTTCGCGGAGATTCACCTCCAGCGCAACGGCGCCGACGTGGTCGTCGACTCCCGGCCGAGCGACGCGATCGCGATCGCGCTGCGGACGTCCGCGCCGATCTTCGTCGAGGACAAGGTCGCGGCCACGGCGATCCAGCTGAAGAAGGCCTTCGACGAGCACGAGGTGGAAGAGTTCAAGCGGTTCATCGAGAACGTCAAGCCCGCGGACTTCGCGAAAAAGCTCAAGGAATCGTAG
- a CDS encoding P1 family peptidase translates to MTDALAARGPGNSLTDVGAIRVGHVTLVSGDGPLVPGRGPVRTGVTVIVPGEDVYRDKCAAGVHVINGFGKMLGLAQVQELGRLESPIALTGTLSVWHAADGLTDHLLRRHPEIGRIGPTCNPVVGECSDARLNDIQGRHVQPHHVLEAIERASESPVEEGVVGAGTGMVCYGFKGGIGSSSRTGHSGPLNRTVTLAGLVLANFGRREALRIHGCPVGAFVRDAAPHAPARGGGSVAADAGRGGSVIVILATDAPLTSRQLTRVARRAAAGLARTGSVYSHHSGDFALAFSTARAYPPYLSDENDLLNPLFEAAADVTEEAVIRALLCAEPMTGRDGHHVDALDPETLREAWARWRASGGTAGSTLDIEALVGPRVPRARA, encoded by the coding sequence GTGACGGATGCGCTTGCGGCGCGGGGGCCCGGGAACTCGCTGACCGATGTCGGCGCGATCCGCGTGGGACACGTGACGCTCGTGTCCGGCGACGGACCGCTCGTTCCCGGCAGGGGTCCGGTGCGAACCGGCGTGACGGTGATCGTGCCGGGCGAGGACGTGTACCGCGACAAGTGCGCGGCCGGCGTCCACGTGATCAACGGCTTCGGCAAGATGCTCGGGCTCGCCCAAGTGCAAGAGCTGGGCCGCCTGGAGAGCCCGATCGCGCTTACCGGCACCTTGTCCGTGTGGCACGCCGCGGACGGCCTGACGGACCACCTCCTCCGCCGGCATCCGGAGATCGGACGCATCGGGCCGACGTGCAATCCCGTCGTCGGTGAGTGCAGCGACGCCCGCCTGAACGACATTCAGGGGCGCCACGTGCAGCCGCATCACGTACTCGAGGCCATCGAGCGGGCGAGTGAATCGCCGGTCGAGGAAGGCGTTGTGGGCGCCGGCACGGGGATGGTCTGCTACGGCTTCAAGGGCGGGATCGGCTCGTCGTCACGGACGGGACACTCCGGGCCGCTCAACCGCACGGTGACGCTTGCCGGGCTCGTGCTGGCGAACTTCGGCCGGCGTGAAGCGCTTCGGATCCACGGCTGCCCCGTCGGGGCGTTTGTGCGGGACGCGGCGCCTCATGCCCCGGCGCGAGGCGGCGGGTCCGTCGCCGCCGATGCCGGCCGCGGGGGTTCCGTGATCGTCATTCTGGCCACCGACGCGCCGCTGACATCGCGGCAGCTGACGCGGGTGGCGCGCCGCGCCGCCGCGGGGCTGGCCCGCACGGGGTCCGTGTACAGTCACCACAGCGGAGATTTCGCGCTCGCGTTCAGCACCGCGCGCGCGTACCCGCCGTACCTGTCCGACGAGAACGATCTGCTGAACCCGCTGTTCGAGGCCGCCGCCGACGTGACGGAAGAGGCGGTGATTCGCGCGCTGCTCTGCGCCGAGCCGATGACCGGCCGCGACGGCCATCACGTCGACGCTCTCGACCCGGAGACGCTGCGAGAGGCATGGGCGCGGTGGCGCGCGTCCGGCGGGACGGCCGGGTCCACACTCGACATCGAAGCGCTCGTGGGGCCGCGCGTGCCCCGGGCGCGCGCGTGA
- a CDS encoding amidase, whose amino-acid sequence MTRLELIGLMERAAREVAGAGLCYLPAAELSRRIERRALSPVELVTALLGRIERHNDMLHSYITVCAETALHEAREAEREIAAGRRRGPLHGLPISHKDIVFTRGVRTTCHSRALLEFVPDADATVVRRLREAGMILLGKTNTNEFATGGADVFGVPCNPWDTSRHASGSSGGSGNALAAGLAVAATGSDTGGSIRGPASFCGVVGLKPTYGRVSRHGVFPLSWSMDHVGPMARTVADCALLLRAMAGPDPHDPTAANRAVPDYAAEIGADVRGLRLGVPAQFFFERLDPDVDRLVRVALAQFEEWGARLEPVDLPRAADTDAAGRVLIAGEAFGVHAPRMRRQWADYGRRARQRIAAGICYTAAEYQQAAQIRALWCRDLSRALERVDAIVTPTMPCPAITLEQNAAGAPADIGRFTVPSNLTGHPSLSVPCGFTAGGLPVGMQLIGKAFDEGVLFRIGHAYEQRAGWHRRHPALEAAA is encoded by the coding sequence GTGACGCGCCTGGAACTAATCGGTCTTATGGAACGTGCAGCCCGCGAGGTCGCCGGCGCCGGCCTCTGTTACCTCCCCGCCGCGGAACTCAGCCGCCGGATCGAGCGGCGGGCGCTCTCGCCGGTCGAACTCGTCACCGCGCTGCTCGGCCGGATCGAACGGCACAACGACATGCTCCACAGCTACATCACGGTGTGCGCCGAGACGGCGCTGCACGAGGCGCGCGAGGCGGAACGGGAGATCGCGGCCGGCCGCCGTCGAGGGCCGCTGCACGGCCTGCCGATCTCCCACAAGGACATCGTCTTCACGCGCGGCGTCCGAACCACGTGTCATTCGCGCGCGCTGTTGGAGTTCGTCCCCGACGCCGACGCGACGGTGGTTCGGCGCCTCCGCGAGGCGGGCATGATCCTTCTCGGCAAGACCAACACCAACGAGTTCGCCACCGGCGGCGCCGACGTCTTCGGCGTCCCGTGCAACCCGTGGGATACGTCGCGCCACGCCAGCGGCTCGAGCGGCGGCTCGGGGAACGCCCTCGCCGCGGGACTCGCGGTCGCCGCCACAGGCTCAGACACCGGCGGATCCATCCGCGGACCGGCGAGCTTCTGCGGCGTCGTCGGGCTCAAGCCGACCTACGGGCGCGTGAGCCGCCACGGCGTGTTTCCGCTGAGCTGGAGCATGGATCACGTCGGGCCGATGGCGCGCACGGTCGCAGATTGCGCCCTGCTCTTGCGGGCCATGGCCGGGCCCGACCCGCACGACCCCACCGCCGCGAATCGCGCGGTACCGGACTACGCCGCGGAGATCGGCGCGGATGTGCGCGGCCTGCGGCTCGGAGTACCCGCCCAATTCTTTTTCGAGCGCCTCGATCCCGACGTCGATCGCCTCGTGCGCGTCGCGCTCGCGCAGTTCGAAGAGTGGGGGGCTCGGCTGGAGCCGGTGGACCTGCCGCGGGCCGCGGACACTGATGCGGCCGGCCGCGTCCTGATCGCGGGCGAGGCCTTCGGCGTGCACGCGCCTCGGATGCGCCGGCAGTGGGCGGACTACGGACGGCGCGCGCGCCAGCGCATCGCCGCCGGCATATGCTACACGGCCGCGGAGTACCAGCAGGCGGCGCAGATCCGCGCGCTGTGGTGCCGCGACCTGTCGCGGGCGCTCGAGCGCGTCGACGCCATCGTCACGCCGACGATGCCCTGCCCCGCGATCACGCTCGAGCAGAACGCGGCCGGCGCGCCGGCCGACATCGGCCGGTTCACGGTTCCATCAAACCTGACGGGACACCCTTCGCTGAGCGTCCCCTGCGGATTCACCGCGGGCGGGCTGCCGGTCGGAATGCAGTTGATCGGAAAGGCGTTTGACGAGGGCGTGCTGTTCCGGATCGGCCACGCGTACGAGCAGCGCGCCGGGTGGCACAGGCGACATCCCGCCTTGGAGGCGGCCGCGTGA
- a CDS encoding Mur ligase family protein yields the protein MSLNVRLSTAIALGKTAATLSRVLGRGGGTTMPGRVARAVEPNVVGLLAGRLRGGTVLVAGTNGKTTTAHLIAHLMRAEGRRVVHNRAGANLAAGIASALVEHADLRGAPAGDLGIFEVDEATVPRVVPALAPRVAVFTNLFRDQLDRYGEIDYISGLWRAAGARLSTGFVRVANADDPLVYDAVREMPGTLVTYGLDDDRHALPALEHTAEARYCYRCGTPYVYAVTYFGHMGRYRCPTCGVARPAPDLVAREIVLDGPDGAEFTIDAGPAGRAAVRTRLPGLYNVYNILAAAGASLQLGATLARAAGAVGSFLPAFGRAERMTLDGRDVQILLVKNPAGFNEVLRTVLAGGPLPVVLIAINDLIADGRDVSWLWDVDFEMLAGRVGRVVVSGLRAEDMAVRLEYAGLPAHAIEVERSFDAAIDRALGLATSGRLFILPTYTSMLAIRAVLERRGVVGRFWE from the coding sequence GTGTCGCTCAACGTACGTCTCAGCACCGCGATCGCGCTCGGTAAGACCGCGGCGACGCTCAGCCGCGTCCTGGGCCGCGGGGGCGGCACCACGATGCCCGGACGCGTCGCGCGCGCTGTTGAGCCGAACGTCGTCGGCCTGCTCGCCGGGCGGCTGCGCGGCGGCACCGTTCTCGTCGCCGGCACGAACGGGAAGACCACGACGGCGCACCTCATCGCCCACCTCATGCGCGCGGAGGGCCGCCGCGTCGTGCACAACCGCGCGGGCGCGAACCTCGCTGCCGGGATCGCGTCGGCGCTCGTCGAACACGCGGACCTGCGCGGCGCCCCGGCGGGCGACCTCGGCATTTTCGAGGTGGACGAGGCGACGGTGCCCCGCGTGGTGCCGGCGCTGGCGCCCAGGGTCGCCGTGTTCACGAACCTCTTTCGGGACCAGCTCGACCGGTACGGCGAGATCGACTACATCTCCGGCCTGTGGCGCGCCGCGGGGGCCCGCCTGTCCACGGGGTTCGTGCGTGTCGCGAACGCCGACGACCCGCTGGTGTACGACGCGGTACGCGAGATGCCGGGCACGCTCGTGACCTACGGCCTCGACGACGACCGCCACGCGCTGCCGGCGCTCGAGCACACCGCGGAAGCGCGGTACTGCTACCGCTGCGGAACGCCGTACGTGTACGCGGTGACGTACTTCGGCCACATGGGCCGCTACCGCTGCCCGACCTGCGGCGTCGCGCGACCGGCCCCCGACCTCGTCGCCCGCGAGATCGTGCTCGACGGGCCCGACGGCGCCGAGTTCACAATCGACGCCGGGCCCGCCGGCCGCGCGGCGGTACGGACGCGCCTTCCCGGCCTCTACAACGTCTACAACATCCTCGCGGCGGCCGGCGCCTCGCTGCAACTCGGGGCGACGCTGGCCCGCGCCGCCGGCGCGGTCGGCTCGTTCCTGCCGGCGTTCGGTCGCGCCGAGCGCATGACGCTCGACGGGCGCGACGTACAGATTCTGCTGGTGAAGAACCCCGCGGGATTCAACGAAGTGCTGCGCACCGTGCTCGCCGGCGGACCGCTGCCGGTGGTGCTCATCGCGATCAACGACCTGATCGCGGACGGCCGGGACGTCTCGTGGCTGTGGGATGTGGACTTCGAGATGCTCGCCGGGCGGGTGGGGCGCGTCGTCGTGTCCGGGCTCCGCGCCGAGGACATGGCGGTGCGCCTCGAGTACGCCGGTCTCCCGGCGCACGCGATTGAGGTGGAGCGGTCGTTCGACGCCGCGATCGACCGCGCGCTCGGGTTGGCGACGTCGGGCCGTCTGTTCATCCTGCCGACGTACACATCGATGCTCGCGATCCGCGCCGTGCTCGAGCGCCGCGGCGTGGTGGGCAGGTTCTGGGAATGA
- a CDS encoding C40 family peptidase, with amino-acid sequence MFASAGATGAAASAPAAISAGATTAGAVWGPVPVPRLRLSLLPSRGAVFTSNVVRSALRYLGRPYRWSGIGQRGFDCSGLVVRVFGALGVVLPHSSAAQYQAGTVVPAALLDPGDLVFFHTYTSGPSHVGIYLGAGRFIHASASGGVVVSSMTEPYYRNRYLGARRY; translated from the coding sequence GTGTTCGCTTCCGCCGGCGCAACGGGCGCGGCGGCCTCCGCCCCCGCGGCGATCTCCGCCGGCGCCACGACGGCGGGCGCCGTCTGGGGACCCGTCCCGGTGCCGCGCCTGCGCCTGTCGCTGCTGCCGTCGCGCGGCGCCGTGTTCACGTCGAACGTCGTGCGCAGCGCGCTCCGTTATCTCGGCCGCCCGTATCGGTGGTCCGGCATCGGTCAACGCGGGTTCGACTGTTCGGGACTGGTGGTCCGCGTGTTCGGCGCGCTCGGCGTCGTCCTCCCGCACTCGTCGGCCGCGCAGTATCAGGCCGGGACCGTGGTGCCCGCCGCGCTGCTCGATCCGGGCGACCTGGTGTTCTTCCACACGTACACCAGCGGTCCGTCGCACGTCGGCATCTACCTCGGCGCGGGGCGCTTCATCCACGCGTCGGCGTCCGGGGGCGTGGTGGTGTCGTCGATGACCGAGCCGTACTATCGCAATCGGTACCTGGGGGCGCGCCGGTACTAA
- a CDS encoding DUF444 family protein — protein MRIHRGRIAQYKHDQLLREYLKQNLNELIQQKELILDGKVKTQIATLDLPTLKFGEENQFLAQGSGSGGAGGQGAGAGQGGDQVQALGGLLGGDHHGKELQVELDFDEFVRLAQEVLLDDLRLPAFHDPGRAGEVEAQEQVELDDLDRIGLRADLNLEDTMLQSLLRNTRESGRLDYDVDVRQDAWYFIEDPTTFQNNRSVEIYVLDISGSMRGEYLALVRKTIFILWHYLEKRYPTNLRRYVVFQDVAEEKTRDEFFCVESSGGTHISTGFEKAISLLDGVTEYDKFLFMFTDGETSSGDFDLAKKRFDEALGGFDLVCYGHVNPGGRGVGGFSEFVQEAVRTREGAMFANLVDLETIRSAMKDFLGFFETRAARRPAAAARRD, from the coding sequence ATGCGCATCCACCGCGGACGGATCGCCCAGTACAAGCACGATCAGCTGCTGCGGGAGTATCTGAAGCAGAACCTGAACGAGCTGATCCAGCAGAAAGAGCTGATCCTCGACGGCAAGGTCAAGACGCAGATCGCGACCCTCGACCTGCCGACGCTGAAGTTCGGCGAAGAAAACCAGTTCCTGGCGCAGGGCAGCGGTTCCGGCGGCGCGGGCGGCCAGGGCGCGGGGGCGGGGCAGGGCGGCGACCAGGTCCAGGCCCTCGGCGGGCTCCTCGGCGGCGACCACCACGGCAAGGAGCTGCAGGTCGAGCTCGACTTCGACGAGTTCGTGCGCCTCGCCCAAGAGGTGCTGCTCGACGACCTGCGCCTGCCGGCGTTCCACGATCCGGGCCGGGCAGGCGAGGTCGAGGCCCAGGAGCAGGTCGAGCTGGACGACCTCGACCGGATCGGCCTGCGCGCCGACCTCAACCTCGAAGATACGATGCTGCAGAGCCTGCTGCGCAACACGCGCGAGTCGGGCCGGCTCGACTACGACGTCGACGTGCGGCAGGACGCCTGGTACTTCATCGAGGACCCGACGACCTTCCAGAACAACCGGTCGGTCGAGATCTACGTGCTCGATATCTCCGGCTCGATGCGCGGCGAGTACCTCGCGCTGGTGCGCAAAACGATCTTCATCCTCTGGCACTATCTCGAGAAGCGGTATCCGACGAACCTCCGGCGGTACGTCGTGTTCCAGGACGTGGCGGAGGAGAAGACGCGCGACGAGTTCTTCTGCGTCGAGTCGAGCGGCGGCACGCACATCAGCACCGGCTTCGAGAAGGCGATCAGCCTGCTCGACGGCGTCACCGAGTACGACAAGTTCCTGTTCATGTTCACGGACGGCGAGACAAGCTCCGGCGACTTCGATCTGGCGAAGAAGCGGTTCGACGAGGCGCTCGGCGGGTTCGACCTGGTCTGCTACGGGCACGTGAACCCCGGCGGACGCGGTGTCGGCGGCTTCAGCGAGTTCGTCCAGGAGGCGGTGCGCACCCGCGAAGGCGCGATGTTCGCCAACCTCGTGGACCTCGAGACGATCCGGTCGGCGATGAAGGACTTCCTCGGTTTCTTCGAGACCCGGGCGGCGCGCCGGCCGGCCGCCGCGGCGCGGAGGGACTGA
- a CDS encoding DUF402 domain-containing protein has translation MNVLEVKRRLDGSVRTYPCEAVEADRDHAVLLYRLPGQGRVAGLVLPAGTLTLAYYWADRPYNVYHWIAPSGETLAYYFNLSGPVIIARDRLEWEDLEVDVLATPDGRVQILDEDAVPESAAPRLPEIARARERVLADRPAVSRDVERASRAFLAGSGAVRP, from the coding sequence GTGAACGTGCTCGAAGTCAAACGCCGGCTCGACGGCAGTGTGCGGACATACCCGTGCGAGGCGGTAGAGGCCGATCGGGACCACGCCGTCCTGCTGTACCGGCTGCCGGGGCAGGGCCGGGTGGCCGGCCTCGTGCTGCCGGCCGGGACGCTCACCCTTGCCTACTACTGGGCGGACCGTCCTTACAACGTATATCACTGGATCGCCCCGTCGGGTGAGACACTCGCCTACTACTTCAATTTGAGCGGCCCCGTCATTATCGCCCGCGACCGGCTGGAGTGGGAAGACCTCGAGGTCGACGTGCTGGCGACGCCGGACGGCCGGGTGCAAATTCTGGATGAAGACGCAGTCCCGGAGTCGGCCGCGCCCCGCCTCCCGGAGATCGCCCGCGCCCGGGAGCGGGTCCTCGCCGACCGGCCGGCGGTCTCGCGGGACGTCGAGCGGGCGTCGCGCGCCTTCCTGGCCGGCTCTGGCGCCGTCCGCCCGTGA
- a CDS encoding VOC family protein, with protein sequence MVAFDHVAIAVRRIADGEPMLRELLGASPGESGDGRGFTFQQYTLPGGVIELLQPRGDDSFLHRFLRDRGEGLHHITLKVSGLESWAARLRAAGYRVVGENYENPAWRELFLHPKSAHGVLVQFAETLER encoded by the coding sequence ATGGTGGCGTTTGATCACGTCGCAATCGCGGTTCGCCGGATCGCGGACGGCGAACCGATGCTGCGGGAGCTCCTCGGTGCGAGCCCCGGCGAGAGCGGGGACGGCCGCGGCTTCACGTTCCAGCAGTACACCCTGCCGGGCGGAGTCATCGAGCTGCTGCAGCCGCGCGGCGACGACAGCTTCCTCCACCGGTTCCTGCGGGACCGCGGCGAGGGGCTGCACCACATCACTCTGAAGGTGTCCGGCCTCGAGTCGTGGGCGGCCCGTCTGCGCGCCGCCGGCTACCGCGTCGTGGGCGAGAATTACGAGAACCCGGCGTGGCGCGAGCTGTTCCTGCATCCGAAGAGCGCGCACGGCGTGTTGGTCCAGTTTGCGGAGACGCTCGAGCGGTAG
- a CDS encoding 3-oxoacyl-ACP reductase family protein — protein MNRFRGRVALVTGSSRGIGRAVAQAFAREGAAVVLNAARSIGDARTVAQAIGASGARAVAVQADVSRPAEARRLVAEAVRAFGRLDVLVNNAGFTDRTPFREIDEDVWRRMMDVHVTGPFFASQAAAEVMTAQGGGVILNVASMQGIDPGAGAVHYSVSKAAVIMLTRCLARDLAPGIRVNAIAPGYTETAFHAGRTIADREAIAARIPLGRFAQPEEVAKAAVFLASDDASYTTGHTLVVSGGVVI, from the coding sequence GTGAATCGGTTTCGGGGGCGGGTCGCGCTGGTCACCGGCTCGAGCCGGGGCATCGGCCGTGCGGTCGCGCAGGCCTTTGCGCGGGAGGGCGCGGCTGTCGTCCTGAACGCGGCGCGCTCGATCGGGGACGCGCGCACGGTCGCGCAGGCGATCGGCGCCTCCGGCGCCAGAGCCGTCGCCGTTCAAGCGGACGTGAGCCGTCCCGCGGAGGCCCGGCGCCTCGTGGCCGAGGCCGTTCGGGCGTTCGGCCGGCTCGACGTCCTCGTGAACAACGCCGGCTTCACCGATCGCACACCGTTCCGGGAGATCGACGAGGACGTATGGCGGCGGATGATGGACGTCCACGTCACCGGGCCGTTCTTTGCGTCGCAGGCGGCGGCGGAGGTGATGACGGCACAGGGCGGCGGCGTCATCCTCAACGTCGCGTCGATGCAGGGCATCGACCCGGGCGCCGGCGCCGTCCACTACAGCGTCAGCAAGGCGGCCGTCATCATGCTGACGCGGTGTCTTGCGCGCGACCTGGCGCCGGGCATCCGCGTGAACGCGATCGCGCCGGGATACACGGAGACGGCGTTCCACGCCGGCCGCACGATCGCGGACCGCGAGGCGATCGCGGCGCGCATCCCGCTCGGCCGCTTCGCGCAGCCGGAGGAGGTGGCCAAGGCCGCGGTGTTTCTCGCGTCCGACGACGCCTCGTACACGACCGGCCACACGCTCGTTGTCTCGGGCGGCGTGGTGATCTGA
- a CDS encoding SpoVR family protein, translated as MALQQPLLAQYDGVIGRLETLAHDRGLAFDPVVFQLTDSDEIAEVASMGLPNRFLHWYWGGVYKELVTQQNKEVFNILELVLNTVPSHAFLRSTNTYLENVLVIAHVFGHADFFANNHWYQKSNKNMLNEAERHARIIRSYERQYGRDRVEKLLDGLLTVATSVNAFERSPKEKRRRLIYYLEEKAPLEDFERTILEAIREEAEYFDLIQRTHIINEGWATFVEAELLTRLLTAQEWASISVHLCNRPAPYTIGYTLFKSIRDDEGFDRALQIRRYHEDVSLIDETLTDDLVRRLDIFVYDPKEKQKSYDLVKVKEMLINQKLYKGEPRIEVDPSSCGRDLLLVHQDEDRKLEPKRVGLFLKAVYALWRNPVKLRANGKVYTYDRRGLSST; from the coding sequence GTGGCGCTGCAGCAACCGTTGCTCGCCCAATACGACGGCGTGATCGGACGCCTGGAGACGCTGGCCCACGATCGCGGCCTGGCCTTCGACCCCGTCGTCTTCCAGCTCACGGACAGCGACGAGATCGCCGAAGTGGCGAGCATGGGACTGCCCAACCGGTTCCTGCACTGGTACTGGGGCGGAGTCTACAAAGAGCTCGTCACCCAGCAGAACAAGGAAGTGTTCAACATCCTCGAGCTGGTGCTGAACACGGTGCCGTCGCACGCCTTCCTGCGCAGCACGAACACATACTTGGAAAATGTGCTCGTGATCGCGCACGTCTTCGGGCACGCCGATTTCTTCGCGAACAACCACTGGTACCAGAAGTCGAACAAGAACATGCTGAACGAGGCGGAGCGCCACGCGCGGATCATCCGCTCGTACGAGCGGCAGTACGGGCGCGACCGCGTCGAGAAGCTGCTCGACGGGCTCCTGACCGTGGCGACGTCGGTCAACGCCTTCGAGCGCAGCCCAAAAGAGAAGCGGCGCCGTCTCATCTACTATCTGGAGGAGAAGGCCCCCCTCGAGGACTTCGAGCGTACGATCCTCGAGGCGATCCGCGAAGAGGCGGAATATTTCGACCTGATCCAGCGGACGCACATCATCAACGAAGGCTGGGCGACGTTCGTGGAGGCCGAGCTGCTGACGCGCCTGCTCACGGCGCAGGAGTGGGCCAGCATCTCGGTGCACCTCTGCAACCGGCCGGCGCCGTACACGATCGGCTACACGCTCTTCAAGTCGATCCGTGACGACGAGGGGTTCGACCGCGCCCTCCAGATTCGCCGCTACCACGAGGACGTGAGCCTGATCGACGAGACGCTGACAGACGATCTCGTCCGCCGCCTGGACATCTTCGTCTACGACCCGAAGGAGAAGCAGAAGAGCTACGATCTGGTCAAAGTCAAAGAAATGCTGATCAACCAGAAGCTCTACAAGGGCGAGCCGCGGATCGAGGTCGACCCGTCGTCCTGCGGCCGGGACCTGCTCCTCGTTCACCAGGACGAGGACCGCAAGCTCGAGCCGAAGCGCGTCGGACTCTTCCTGAAGGCCGTCTACGCGCTCTGGCGCAACCCTGTGAAGCTGCGCGCCAACGGCAAAGTCTACACCTACGACCGCCGGGGGCTGTCCTCGACCTAG
- a CDS encoding MFS transporter: MKRDIWCLVAFRTCRGVAAGLINVAFPYLVLRQLHATPLALGFLYTAGAFGTAVIGFVCGFLADALGRKFMLGVLGALLPVSALLVYLSTNRWVLFVATFIGGFSATGSLASGGVGGAAMPVQSALLADVTSADERTVWFARFAFLSGLTGAAGALAARVVPVRPGFLVACVIAAAGTLALIPVTPSRPARELLRLPSLGTISKFTITGVLNGFSQGLVTPFLIPFFVIVYHLPREQMAVAAALSGLAASAAMLGAASLESALGWVQSIILTRAAGIVLFVLLPLVRVLPVSLAIYMLAPALRVIAAPIQQSVLSEMVLEEERSRALGINQVARLTSASTGTVLAGYLFHIAALAAPFYLYAAVAGGNLFVYRLFFGGTGRSARAAARRAKPTIP; encoded by the coding sequence GTGAAGCGCGACATCTGGTGTCTCGTCGCCTTCCGGACGTGCCGCGGCGTCGCCGCGGGCCTCATCAACGTGGCGTTTCCGTACCTCGTCCTGCGCCAGCTCCACGCCACGCCGCTGGCTCTCGGGTTTCTGTACACTGCGGGCGCCTTCGGGACCGCGGTCATCGGCTTCGTGTGCGGCTTTCTCGCCGACGCGCTCGGCCGGAAGTTCATGCTGGGCGTCCTTGGCGCGCTGCTGCCGGTGAGCGCGCTCCTGGTGTACCTGTCGACGAATCGGTGGGTCTTGTTTGTCGCGACGTTCATCGGCGGATTCTCCGCCACCGGCTCGCTCGCGAGCGGCGGGGTCGGCGGCGCCGCGATGCCCGTGCAGAGCGCCCTGCTGGCCGATGTCACCAGCGCGGACGAGCGGACGGTCTGGTTCGCCCGGTTCGCCTTTCTCAGCGGGCTGACGGGCGCGGCGGGCGCGCTGGCCGCGCGCGTGGTCCCGGTGCGGCCGGGCTTTTTGGTCGCCTGCGTCATCGCCGCGGCGGGGACGCTGGCCCTCATTCCGGTCACGCCCTCGCGACCCGCGCGCGAGCTACTCCGCCTGCCCAGTCTCGGGACGATCAGCAAGTTCACGATCACGGGCGTGCTGAACGGTTTTTCCCAGGGGCTCGTCACGCCGTTTCTGATTCCGTTCTTCGTCATCGTCTACCACCTGCCGCGGGAGCAGATGGCCGTGGCCGCGGCCCTGAGCGGCCTCGCCGCGTCGGCCGCCATGCTGGGCGCGGCCTCGTTGGAGAGCGCGCTCGGATGGGTGCAGAGCATCATCCTGACGCGCGCCGCGGGCATCGTGCTCTTTGTCCTCTTGCCGCTCGTGCGCGTATTGCCCGTCTCGCTGGCCATCTACATGCTGGCGCCGGCGCTTCGGGTCATCGCCGCGCCCATCCAGCAGTCGGTGCTGAGCGAGATGGTGCTCGAGGAAGAGCGGAGTCGGGCGTTGGGGATCAACCAGGTCGCGCGTCTGACCAGCGCGTCGACCGGAACGGTGCTGGCGGGGTACCTGTTTCATATCGCCGCGCTCGCGGCCCCGTTCTACCTCTACGCGGCCGTGGCCGGCGGCAACCTCTTCGTGTACCGGCTGTTTTTCGGCGGGACGGGCCGCTCCGCCCGGGCGGCGGCGCGCCGCGCGAAACCTACGATTCCTTGA